A genome region from Neofelis nebulosa isolate mNeoNeb1 chromosome 14, mNeoNeb1.pri, whole genome shotgun sequence includes the following:
- the PENK gene encoding proenkephalin-A — MSPTSLRHPNGVNPMARLLTLCTWLLALGPGLLATVRAECSQDCATCSYRLARPTDINPLACTLECEGKLPSLKTWETCKELLKLTQLEIPQDGTSALRESSPEESHALAKKYGGFMKRYGGFMKKMDELYPQEPEEEAPAGEILAKRYGGFMKKDAEEEDEDPLANSSDLLKELLGPGETRDGGRHREGGDDEDVSRSYGGFMRALKGSPQLAQEAKMLQKRYGGFMRRVGRPEWWMDYQKRYGGFLKRFADSLPSDEEGESYSKEVPDVEKRYRGFTRF; from the exons ATGTCGCCGACCAGCCTGCGCCATCCGAACGGCGTCAAC CCCATGGCGCGGCTCCTGACACTCTGCACTTGGCTGCTGGCGCTCGGCCCCGGGCTCCTGGCGACCGTGAGGGCGGAATGCAGCCAGGACTGCGCGACGTGCAGCTACCGCCTGGCGCGCCCCACCGACATCAACCCTTTG GCTTGCACCCTGGAATGTGAAGGGAAACTGCCCTCTCTCAAGACCTGGGAAACCTGCAAGGAGCTCCTGAAGCTGACCCAGCTGGAGATTCCTCAAGATGGCACCAGCGCCCTCAGAGAGAGCAGCCCCGAGGAGAGCCACGCGCTAGCCAAGAAGTACGGGGGCTTCATGAAAAGGTATGGAGGCTTCATGAAGAAAATGGATGAGCTGTATCCGCAGGAGCCGGAAGAAGAGGCCCCCGCGGGGGAGATCCTGGCCAAGAGGTACGGGGGCTTCATGAAGAAGGACgccgaggaggaggacgaggacccCCTGGCCAATTCCTCGGACCTGCTGAAAGAgctgctggggcctggggagaCCCGAGACGGCGGCCGCCACCGCGAGGGCGGTGATGACGAAGACGTGAGCAGGAGCTACGGGGGCTTCATGAGAGCCTTGAAGGGCAGCCCCCAGCTGGCGCAAGAAGCCAAGATGCTGCAGAAGCGGTACGGGGGCTTCATGAGAAGAGTCGGTCGGCCCGAGTGGTGGATGGACTACCAGAAGAGGTACGGGGGCTTCCTCAAGCGCTTTGCCGACTCTCTGCCCTCCGACGAAGAAGGCGAAAGCTACTCCAAAGAAGTTCCCGACGTGGAGAAGAGATACAGAGGATTTACGAGATTCTGA